The proteins below are encoded in one region of Micromonospora yangpuensis:
- a CDS encoding cell wall anchor protein → MSRRLISRRLVSRRHISRRFGAGLAASTAVTLAALSAVPLSGVAAPAAADTAAGRAAATWLAGEFDDGALPGPFGGPDWGLTIDGILALSATGVAAPTRQAATAQVAAHVRAYNSYDDWGIPGFTDGGATAKLLYAAAAAGADPTAFGGFDLRAETLSLIAGADAGHQRGRITSRTTADSGPDASNTFDQSFAVLGLARSGDLPPATVDFLLRQQCAAGGFRLYPDTVDGPSPSCDEQADALLDVDSTAMAVQALLAAADAGAGGAADAAGRAADWLVAQQHPDGSFGGSGPTTGANSNSTGLAGQALAAAGRDTAATRAADALRALQLTTANGGAAAADAGAVAYNTTEFTAGVQAGIADTGRDQWRRATAQALLGLVQVPLGRIGLDPPPSPEPTPTGTVTPTSSPTATATPTGTAPPTPTGSPTPGTPTPTGTAPASPTPSGSAGATPQTPAPTTPAVVPEPTPTGGLPRTGAAIVSYVLVAALLVGVGVLLLVLTRRRAT, encoded by the coding sequence GTGTCCCGACGGCTCATCTCTCGGCGGCTCGTGTCCCGGCGGCACATTTCTCGGCGGTTCGGTGCCGGTCTCGCGGCCAGCACGGCGGTGACCCTGGCCGCGCTCAGCGCCGTACCCCTGAGCGGGGTGGCCGCACCGGCGGCGGCCGATACCGCCGCCGGGCGCGCCGCCGCGACCTGGCTGGCCGGGGAGTTCGACGACGGGGCGCTGCCCGGACCGTTCGGCGGCCCGGACTGGGGCCTGACCATCGACGGGATCCTCGCGCTCTCCGCGACCGGGGTCGCCGCACCGACCCGGCAGGCGGCAACCGCGCAGGTCGCGGCGCACGTACGGGCCTACAACAGCTACGACGACTGGGGTATCCCCGGCTTCACCGACGGTGGGGCGACGGCCAAACTGCTGTACGCCGCCGCAGCCGCCGGAGCCGATCCCACCGCATTCGGCGGCTTCGACCTGCGGGCCGAGACGCTGTCCCTGATCGCCGGGGCGGACGCCGGGCACCAGCGGGGGCGGATCACCAGCCGGACCACCGCCGACAGTGGACCGGACGCCAGCAACACCTTCGACCAGTCCTTCGCCGTGCTGGGCCTGGCCCGCAGTGGTGACCTGCCACCGGCCACCGTCGACTTCCTGCTCCGGCAGCAGTGCGCGGCGGGCGGGTTCCGGCTCTACCCGGACACCGTGGACGGGCCGTCACCCTCCTGCGACGAGCAGGCCGACGCGCTCCTCGACGTCGACTCGACCGCGATGGCCGTCCAGGCGCTGTTGGCCGCCGCCGACGCCGGTGCCGGCGGTGCCGCCGACGCGGCCGGCCGGGCGGCGGACTGGCTGGTCGCCCAGCAGCACCCGGACGGGTCGTTCGGTGGTTCGGGGCCGACCACCGGCGCGAACTCCAACAGCACCGGCCTGGCCGGGCAGGCCCTCGCCGCCGCGGGGCGCGACACCGCGGCCACCCGGGCCGCCGATGCGCTGCGCGCGCTGCAACTGACCACGGCGAACGGCGGGGCGGCCGCCGCCGACGCGGGAGCCGTCGCGTACAACACCACCGAGTTCACGGCGGGAGTTCAGGCCGGTATCGCCGACACCGGCCGGGACCAGTGGCGTCGGGCCACCGCGCAGGCGCTGCTCGGGCTGGTCCAGGTGCCGCTCGGCCGGATCGGCCTCGACCCGCCGCCGTCGCCGGAGCCGACCCCGACCGGCACCGTCACCCCGACCTCCTCGCCGACCGCCACGGCCACCCCGACCGGCACCGCCCCGCCCACGCCCACCGGGTCGCCGACCCCGGGCACACCGACACCGACCGGTACGGCCCCGGCCAGCCCGACACCGAGCGGCTCGGCCGGTGCCACACCGCAGACCCCGGCCCCCACCACGCCGGCCGTCGTGCCGGAGCCGACACCGACCGGTGGGCTGCCCAGGACCGGTGCGGCGATCGTCAGCTACGTACTGGTCGCGGCCCTGCTGGTCGGGGTGGGCGTACTGCTGCTGGTGCTGACCCGACGGCGGGCGACATGA
- a CDS encoding CbiQ family ECF transporter T component, whose amino-acid sequence MTEPSRRSARLPRALHPGAWWLWALGLATAASHTTSPLPLGLFVAVAALVVVRRRGDAPWALAFRMYLVLGAVIVAMRVVFRIVFGGGQGETVLVRLPEIPLPEWAAGIRLLGPVAAEQLLGGFYDGLRLATMLVCLGAANALANPKRLLKAVPGALYAVGTAVVVALSVAPQLVESVLRVRRARRLRGASGRGVRALRGIALPVLADALDRSLALAAAMDSRGYGRTAAVPAGQRTVTGALVLGGLVGVCAGTYGLLDATGPGYLGLPMLLAGLATAVTGMVLAGRRVRRGRYRPDRWRTAELLVAGCGATVAGLTVLAGSLDPELLYPPVSPLTWPELTPLTLLAVAVAAAPAWLAPPPVLTRSTPPPAPTPAGGTSRLPVPSGARGGPR is encoded by the coding sequence ATGACTGAGCCGTCCCGGCGCTCGGCGCGGCTGCCCCGGGCGCTGCACCCCGGCGCGTGGTGGCTGTGGGCGCTCGGCCTGGCCACCGCCGCCAGCCACACCACCAGTCCGCTGCCGCTGGGGCTCTTCGTCGCCGTCGCCGCGCTGGTGGTGGTCCGCCGACGCGGGGACGCGCCGTGGGCGCTGGCCTTCCGGATGTACCTGGTCCTGGGCGCGGTGATCGTGGCGATGCGGGTGGTGTTCCGGATCGTGTTCGGCGGTGGGCAGGGCGAGACCGTGCTGGTCCGGCTGCCGGAGATCCCGCTGCCCGAGTGGGCCGCCGGCATCCGGCTCCTCGGGCCGGTCGCCGCCGAACAGCTCCTCGGCGGGTTCTACGACGGGCTGCGGCTGGCCACCATGCTGGTCTGCCTCGGCGCGGCGAACGCGTTGGCCAACCCGAAGCGGCTGCTCAAGGCCGTACCCGGGGCGCTCTATGCGGTGGGTACGGCGGTGGTGGTGGCCCTGTCGGTGGCCCCGCAGCTGGTGGAGAGCGTGCTGCGGGTCCGCCGGGCCCGGCGGCTGCGCGGGGCCTCCGGCCGGGGCGTCCGGGCGTTGCGGGGCATCGCGTTGCCGGTGCTGGCCGACGCGCTGGACCGGTCCCTGGCGCTGGCCGCCGCGATGGACTCCCGGGGGTACGGCCGCACCGCGGCGGTGCCGGCCGGCCAGCGTACGGTCACCGGCGCGCTGGTGCTCGGCGGTCTGGTCGGGGTCTGCGCCGGTACCTACGGGTTGTTGGACGCCACCGGGCCCGGTTACCTGGGCCTGCCGATGCTGCTCGCCGGGCTGGCCACCGCCGTGACCGGGATGGTGCTGGCCGGCCGTCGGGTCCGGCGGGGCCGCTACCGCCCGGACCGTTGGCGTACCGCGGAGTTGCTGGTGGCCGGCTGCGGTGCGACGGTCGCCGGGCTGACGGTGCTGGCCGGCTCGCTCGACCCGGAGCTGCTGTATCCGCCGGTCAGCCCGCTCACCTGGCCCGAGCTGACGCCGTTGACGCTGCTCGCGGTAGCGGTCGCGGCGGCACCGGCCTGGCTGGCACCGCCACCGGTGCTGACCCGGTCGACCCCGCCGCCCGCACCGACCCCGGCCGGTGGCACGAGCCGCCTGCCGGTCCCGTCCGGAGCCCGGGGAGGCCCACGGTGA
- a CDS encoding ABC transporter ATP-binding protein produces the protein MIEFDRVTVRYADSDQPTLRNVTLRIDEGELCLVVGRTGTGKSTLLRAVNGLVPHFTGGTLHGTVTVDGRDTRHHPPRDLADVVGVVGQDPLAGFVTDTVEEELAYGMEQLALPATVMRKRVEETLDLLGIAELRDRPLRTLSGGQQQRVAIGAVLTAHPRVLVLDEPTSALDPTAAEDVLAVVTRLVHDLGVTVVLAEHRLERVVQYADRLLHLPGDGRVVSGDPATVLAGVDIVPPLIELGRLAGWTPLPLSVRDARRHATDLRHRLTATASGTAAPGAAASGGTVPSGPTPGAAAPPAVLTARKIVVRYPGTVAVAGVDLDLHPGRIVALMGRNGSGKSSLLWAVQGSGPRQGGTVTVVGPQGAVDPKALPPGRARRQVGLVPQTPGDLLYLETVDAECGQADRETGTPAGSCRALLDQLAPGLPGDRHPRDLSEGQRLALALAVQLTAAPPVVLLDEPTRGLDYRAKRQFAAIVRRLAADGRAVVVATHDVELVASLADRVVVLAEGEIVADGSTTEVMLASPAFAPQVAKVLAPAPWLTVDQVTAALGTDGSPS, from the coding sequence GTGATCGAGTTCGACCGGGTGACCGTCCGGTACGCCGACAGCGACCAACCGACGCTGCGGAACGTGACGCTCCGCATCGACGAGGGCGAACTCTGCCTGGTCGTCGGGCGCACCGGCACCGGCAAGTCCACCCTGCTGCGGGCGGTCAACGGGCTGGTGCCGCACTTCACCGGCGGCACCCTGCACGGCACCGTCACGGTGGACGGCCGGGACACCCGCCACCATCCGCCGCGTGACCTCGCCGACGTGGTGGGCGTGGTCGGACAGGATCCGCTCGCCGGGTTCGTCACCGACACGGTCGAGGAGGAACTCGCCTACGGGATGGAACAGCTCGCCCTGCCGGCGACGGTGATGCGCAAACGGGTGGAGGAGACCCTGGACCTGCTCGGCATCGCCGAGCTGCGGGACCGGCCGCTGCGGACCCTCTCCGGCGGGCAGCAGCAGCGGGTCGCCATCGGCGCGGTGCTCACCGCCCACCCCCGGGTGCTGGTGCTCGACGAGCCCACCTCCGCGCTGGACCCGACCGCCGCCGAGGACGTTCTGGCCGTGGTGACCCGGCTGGTGCACGACCTCGGGGTGACCGTGGTGCTGGCCGAGCACCGGCTGGAGCGGGTGGTGCAGTACGCCGACCGGCTGCTCCACCTGCCCGGCGACGGCCGGGTGGTGTCCGGGGACCCGGCCACCGTCCTGGCCGGCGTCGACATCGTGCCGCCGCTGATCGAGCTGGGTCGCCTCGCCGGCTGGACGCCGCTGCCGCTGTCGGTCCGCGACGCCCGCCGCCACGCCACCGACCTGCGCCACCGACTCACCGCGACCGCTTCGGGGACGGCGGCTCCGGGCGCGGCAGCTTCCGGCGGGACGGTTCCGTCCGGACCGACTCCCGGCGCGGCGGCTCCGCCCGCCGTGCTGACCGCGCGGAAGATCGTGGTGCGGTATCCGGGCACCGTCGCCGTGGCCGGGGTCGACCTCGACCTGCACCCGGGGCGGATCGTGGCGCTGATGGGGCGCAACGGCTCCGGCAAGTCCAGCCTGCTCTGGGCGGTGCAGGGCAGCGGCCCCCGGCAGGGCGGCACGGTCACCGTGGTCGGCCCGCAGGGGGCCGTGGACCCGAAGGCCCTGCCGCCGGGCCGGGCCCGACGACAGGTGGGGCTGGTCCCGCAGACCCCCGGTGACCTGCTGTACCTGGAGACCGTGGACGCCGAGTGCGGCCAGGCCGACCGGGAGACCGGTACGCCGGCCGGCAGCTGCCGGGCGCTGCTGGACCAGCTCGCCCCCGGGCTGCCCGGCGACCGGCACCCCCGGGACCTGTCCGAGGGGCAGCGGTTGGCGCTCGCCCTCGCCGTCCAGCTCACCGCCGCCCCACCGGTGGTGCTGCTGGACGAGCCGACCCGGGGCCTGGACTACCGCGCCAAACGGCAGTTCGCCGCGATCGTCCGCCGGTTGGCCGCCGACGGGCGGGCGGTGGTGGTCGCCACGCACGACGTGGAACTCGTCGCCTCCCTCGCCGACCGGGTGGTGGTGCTGGCCGAGGGGGAGATCGTCGCCGACGGCAGCACCACCGAGGTGATGCTCGCCTCGCCGGCCTTCGCCCCGCAGGTGGCCAAGGTCCTCGCCCCCGCGCCCTGGCTGACCGTGGACCAGGTCACCGCCGCCCTCGGTACGGACGGGTCGCCGTCGTGA
- a CDS encoding ECF transporter S component, with product MSGRTDRAGTNVLRVAPRTAVVLLLASVAALATFTWPFFVPAQPEGTARTGEAPLVFLVVLPVLVALVLAELSSGGIDSKALAMLGVLAAVNAALRPLGAGTAGIETVFFLLVLAGRVFGPGFGFLLGSTSLFASALLTAGVGPWLPFQMLAASWIGLGAGLLPAGLRGRAEVAVLAGYGVLAAYGYGLLMNLWFWPFSIGADTQLSYVAGAPLLENLHRFAVFTAVTSTFGWDTGRAVTTAVAIVLAGPAVLAALRRAARRAAFGAPVTFADPAHPGTMSPLGPDRRR from the coding sequence GTGAGCGGGCGGACCGACCGGGCCGGCACGAACGTGCTGCGGGTCGCGCCGCGCACGGCGGTCGTGCTGCTGCTCGCCTCGGTCGCCGCGCTGGCCACCTTCACCTGGCCGTTCTTCGTCCCCGCCCAGCCCGAGGGGACGGCCAGGACCGGGGAGGCGCCGCTGGTGTTCCTGGTGGTGCTGCCGGTCCTGGTGGCGTTGGTGTTGGCCGAACTCAGCTCCGGCGGCATCGACAGCAAGGCGTTGGCGATGCTCGGCGTACTCGCCGCCGTCAACGCCGCGTTGCGCCCGCTCGGTGCCGGTACCGCCGGCATCGAGACGGTCTTCTTCCTGCTCGTCCTCGCCGGCCGGGTGTTCGGGCCCGGCTTCGGCTTCCTGCTCGGCTCGACGTCGTTGTTCGCCTCCGCGCTGCTCACCGCCGGGGTGGGGCCGTGGCTGCCGTTCCAGATGCTGGCCGCGTCCTGGATCGGCCTGGGCGCCGGCCTGCTGCCGGCCGGGCTGCGTGGCCGGGCGGAGGTCGCCGTCCTGGCCGGCTACGGCGTGCTGGCCGCGTACGGCTACGGCCTGCTGATGAACCTGTGGTTCTGGCCGTTCAGCATCGGCGCGGACACCCAGCTCTCCTACGTGGCGGGTGCCCCGCTGCTGGAGAACCTGCACCGCTTCGCCGTCTTCACCGCGGTCACCTCCACCTTCGGCTGGGACACCGGCCGCGCCGTCACCACCGCTGTGGCGATCGTCCTGGCCGGCCCGGCGGTGCTCGCCGCGCTGCGCCGGGCCGCCCGCCGGGCCGCCTTCGGCGCACCTGTCACCTTCGCCGACCCCGCCCATCCGGGTACGATGTCACCTCTTGGTCCGGACCGTAGGCGCTGA
- a CDS encoding nucleotidyl transferase AbiEii/AbiGii toxin family protein, which yields MDPFHERLARIGLAATHRYGFALAGGYAVQAAGLVERPSEDVDLFTAWDRREEFTAAVEAVLHAYRLDGLTVGIERQYDTFARLTITDGCRVSKVELGVDWRANEPILMAIGPVLHPDDAVANKMGALYGRAFARDFVDIDAALRSSRYTRENLLGLIERADRGFDRRLFADALGQADLLDADDFAQYKVTGRALESLRGRFAAWRRELLGLVGPADSVR from the coding sequence GTGGATCCCTTTCACGAACGACTCGCCCGTATCGGCCTCGCGGCCACTCATCGTTACGGGTTCGCTCTCGCTGGCGGCTACGCGGTCCAGGCTGCCGGGCTTGTCGAGCGGCCCAGTGAGGATGTCGATCTGTTCACTGCCTGGGACCGTCGCGAAGAGTTCACCGCTGCGGTCGAGGCCGTTCTGCACGCCTATCGCCTCGACGGCCTCACCGTTGGAATCGAGCGGCAGTACGACACCTTCGCTCGGTTGACAATCACGGACGGCTGCCGCGTTTCCAAGGTCGAACTCGGCGTGGACTGGCGGGCAAACGAACCGATCCTCATGGCGATTGGGCCGGTCCTGCATCCGGATGACGCAGTCGCGAACAAGATGGGCGCGCTCTACGGACGAGCCTTCGCCCGTGACTTCGTCGACATCGATGCCGCGCTGCGATCCAGCCGATACACCCGAGAGAATCTCTTGGGTCTCATCGAACGTGCCGACCGTGGCTTTGATCGGCGTCTCTTCGCCGATGCTCTCGGGCAGGCCGATCTGCTTGATGCCGATGACTTCGCCCAGTACAAGGTCACCGGTCGGGCATTGGAGAGTCTGCGTGGCCGGTTCGCGGCTTGGCGCCGTGAGCTGTTGGGTCTGGTCGGGCCTGCGGATTCGGTCAGGTGA
- a CDS encoding superoxide dismutase, producing MTSYTLPDLPYDYGALEPAMSGQILELHHDKHHAAYVKGANDGLEQLAEARAKGDFGTLVGLEKTFAFNLSGHVLHSIFWGNLSPDGGDRPDGELAAAIDEHFGSFDAFAGQLSAATKGVQGSGWGVLAWEPLGRRLIVEQVYDHHGNVGQGSTPLLVFDAWEHAYYLQYRNVRPDYVDRLWGLVNWSDVIARFDAARASGPKI from the coding sequence ATGACGTCCTACACCCTGCCCGACCTGCCCTACGACTACGGCGCGCTGGAACCGGCCATGTCCGGACAGATCCTGGAACTGCACCACGACAAGCACCACGCCGCGTACGTCAAGGGTGCCAACGACGGACTGGAACAGCTCGCCGAGGCCCGCGCCAAGGGTGACTTCGGCACGCTCGTCGGGCTGGAGAAGACCTTCGCGTTCAACCTCTCCGGTCACGTCCTGCACTCGATCTTCTGGGGCAACCTGTCCCCGGACGGCGGCGACCGCCCCGACGGCGAGCTGGCCGCGGCGATCGACGAGCACTTCGGCTCCTTCGACGCCTTCGCCGGTCAGCTGTCGGCGGCGACCAAGGGCGTGCAGGGCTCCGGCTGGGGCGTCCTGGCCTGGGAACCGCTCGGGCGGCGGCTCATCGTGGAACAGGTCTACGACCACCACGGCAACGTCGGGCAGGGGTCCACCCCGCTGCTGGTCTTCGACGCCTGGGAGCACGCCTACTACCTGCAGTACCGCAACGTCCGGCCGGACTACGTGGACCGGCTGTGGGGGCTGGTCAACTGGTCGGACGTGATCGCCCGGTTCGACGCCGCCCGGGCCAGCGGCCCGAAGATCTGA
- a CDS encoding TerC family protein, translated as MSVPWWAWLALSAAIAAMLAIDLFLHRDNHVIGFREAATWSAVWIAAGLAFGVVLWLWQGDEAAGAYFAGYLIEKALSIDNVFVFALIFTYFSVPAAFQHKVLFWGVIGALLFRLVFIFVGAGLLETFFWTAYLFGAFLMYTGWKMAFQHGQEMHPDRNIVVRTVRRIIPTDSRYHGDRFFTRVDGKRVATLLFVVLIAVEATDLIFAIDSVAAILAITTSTFIVWTANAFAVLGLRSLYFCLAGLLRRFVHLHYGLAFLLAFAGIKLILSETPVGKLPIPLTLGVIVATLAVTIGWSMVSTRNDPDRQQS; from the coding sequence GTGTCCGTACCGTGGTGGGCCTGGTTGGCGTTGAGCGCCGCGATCGCCGCGATGCTCGCGATCGACCTGTTCCTGCACCGCGACAACCATGTCATCGGGTTCCGGGAGGCGGCCACCTGGTCGGCGGTCTGGATCGCGGCGGGCCTGGCCTTCGGCGTGGTGCTCTGGCTCTGGCAGGGCGACGAGGCCGCCGGCGCCTACTTCGCCGGTTACCTGATCGAGAAGGCGCTGTCGATCGACAACGTCTTCGTCTTCGCCCTCATCTTCACCTACTTCTCGGTGCCGGCGGCCTTCCAGCACAAGGTGCTCTTCTGGGGCGTCATCGGCGCCCTGCTCTTCCGCCTCGTTTTCATCTTCGTCGGCGCGGGACTGCTGGAGACCTTCTTCTGGACCGCGTACCTGTTCGGCGCATTCCTGATGTACACCGGCTGGAAGATGGCCTTCCAGCACGGCCAGGAGATGCACCCGGACCGCAACATCGTGGTCCGGACGGTCCGCCGGATCATCCCCACCGACAGCCGGTACCACGGGGACCGGTTCTTCACCCGGGTCGACGGCAAGCGGGTAGCCACCCTGCTCTTCGTCGTCCTGATCGCGGTGGAGGCCACCGACCTGATCTTCGCGATCGACTCGGTAGCGGCGATCCTGGCGATCACCACCAGCACCTTCATCGTCTGGACCGCCAACGCCTTCGCCGTACTCGGCCTGCGCAGTCTCTACTTCTGTCTCGCCGGGCTGCTGCGCCGCTTCGTGCACCTGCACTACGGCCTGGCCTTCCTGCTCGCCTTCGCCGGGATCAAGCTGATCCTCTCCGAGACCCCGGTGGGCAAGCTGCCCATCCCGCTCACCCTCGGCGTCATCGTCGCCACCCTCGCGGTGACCATCGGCTGGAGCATGGTCAGCACCCGCAACGATCCCGACCGGCAGCAGTCGTGA